A genome region from Heteronotia binoei isolate CCM8104 ecotype False Entrance Well chromosome 19, APGP_CSIRO_Hbin_v1, whole genome shotgun sequence includes the following:
- the TM2D3 gene encoding TM2 domain-containing protein 3: MAALEAAGGLWRVALFLSQLYVLSGRASLSSHSQAQLSHPQAPRPEVGVLPRSTHVPSFKKTTGTPPYVNLCPSNGPCGRLPPDCVSCKMNNSCVYGKPVLYECQAKPQVHCLGPETFVLNMTCQFCWQLPPSGYICSNATNCKTVSCPRERYRANCTVKDHIHCLGNRTFPKMLYCNWTGGYKWSTALALSITLGGFGADRFYLGQWREGLGKLFSFGGLGIWTLIDVLLIGVGYVGPADGSLYI, from the exons ATGGCGGCGCTGGAGGCGGCCGGGGGCTTGTGGCGCGTCGCCCTCTTCCTCTCCCAGCTCTACGTCCTCTCTGGAAGGG CTTCCTTGAGCTCCCATTCACAAGCTCAGCTGTCCCACCCTCAAGCTCCACGGCCAGAAGTCGGAGTCCTACCCAGAAGCACTCATGTTCCCAGCTTCAAAA AGACCACAGGGACCCCGCCTTACGTGAACCTGTGCCCCAGTAACGGGCCATGTGGCCGCTTGCCTCCGGATTGCGTGAGCTGTAAAATGAACAACAGCTGCGTCTATGGAAAACCGGTCCTTTACGAATGTCAGGCCAAGCCGCAGGTTCACTGTCTC GGACCAGAAACCTTTGTGCTCAACATGACGTGCCAGTTCTGCTGGCAGCTTCCTCCGTCCGGCTACATCTGCTCCAACGCCACAAACTGCAAGACAGTCTCGTGTCCGCGGGAACGGTACCGAGCCAACTGCACGGTGAAGGATCACATCCACTGCCTAG GTAATCGGACCTTCCCCAAGATGCTTTACTGCAACTGGACCGGAGGCTATAAATGGTCGACGGCTTTGGCCCTCAG CATCACCCTTGGCGGTTTCGGAGCGGATCGTTTCTACCTGGGCCAGTGGCGGGAGGGCCTGGGCAAACTCTTCAGCTTCGGCGGCCTGGGGATTTGGACCCTGATAGACGTGCTGCTCATCGGGGTCGGTTATGTGGGCCCCGCCGACGGCTCCCTCTACATCTGA